From a region of the Cygnus atratus isolate AKBS03 ecotype Queensland, Australia chromosome 3, CAtr_DNAZoo_HiC_assembly, whole genome shotgun sequence genome:
- the CST7 gene encoding cystatin-F, giving the protein MAVSLACSFATLCCLALWGFTRTSDGTYIPPPHSTTKPGFPVPMDTDNPGVRKAARFGVYQYNNSSNDLFLFKEWQINKAMVQIVRGLKYMLHVEIGRTVCEKREHSSLDSCHFQRKKKLQQMLKCYFEVWIVPWLQKAHVPVALCH; this is encoded by the exons ATGGCAGTAAGCCTCGCCTGCAGCTTCGCCACGCTTTGCTGTTTAGCGCTCTGGGGCTTCACCAGGACTTCTGATG GTACCTACATACCACCACCTCATTCAACCACGAAACCTGGCTTTCCTGTGCCTATGGACACTGACAATCCTGGTGTTCGCAAGGCAGCTCGCTTTGGGGTTTACCAATACAACAACAGTTCCAACGAcctctttctgtttaaagaatGGCAAATAAACAAAGCCATGGTGCAG ATTGTCAGAGGGCTGAAATACATGCTCCACGTGGAAATCGGCCGCACGGTGTGTGAGAAGAGGGAGCACTCCAGCCTGGACAGCTGTCActtccagaggaagaaaaaactgcaACAG ATGCTGAAATGCTATTTTGAGGTCTGGATAGTGCCTTGGTTACAGAAAGCACACGTCCCTGTTGCTCTCTGCCATTGA